The DNA sequence TTTCCCCTTTTCTCCTTATGGACACCTGAACGCTTACAAAAAACTTACCCTGCTGGACAATCTCTTAGTTACCTTCAAGGATGGTTCAGAAAACCCTTTTAAAGCTATCTTTGGGAGAAAAAATGGCAGGGAGAAAAAGAAGAGGGAAATAGGGATGCAATGGCTTGACTTTATGGGACTTGCGGAGATGAAGGATACATTAGCAGAGAATCTATCCTGGGGTCAGCAGAAACTTCTGAGTCTGGCAAGGCTATTA is a window from the bacterium genome containing:
- a CDS encoding ATP-binding cassette domain-containing protein codes for the protein MFGRKNGREKKKREIGMQWLDFMGLAEMKDTLAENLSWGQQKLLSLARLLCGNFDLLLIDEPVSGVNPNIIDTILEKIKELKGLGKTIIVLVSC